The Immundisolibacter sp. genome window below encodes:
- the fliQ gene encoding flagellar biosynthesis protein FliQ, producing MTTQTVLDVGRDALWMCLLLAGGPLLAMLLVGLLVGMLQAATQINEMTLSFVPKLIVMALLLVLTGPWLVQTLVDYTQRLVTGIPGLIG from the coding sequence ATGACTACGCAAACCGTGCTCGACGTCGGCCGCGACGCGCTGTGGATGTGCCTGCTGCTGGCCGGCGGGCCGCTGCTGGCGATGCTGCTGGTCGGTCTGCTGGTGGGCATGCTGCAGGCCGCCACGCAGATCAACGAAATGACCTTGAGCTTCGTGCCCAAGCTGATCGTGATGGCCCTGCTGCTGGTGCTGACCGGCCCGTGGCTGGTGCAGACGCTGGTCGACTACACGCAGCGGCTGGTCACCGGCATTCCGGGTCTGATCGGCTGA
- the fliP gene encoding flagellar type III secretion system pore protein FliP (The bacterial flagellar biogenesis protein FliP forms a type III secretion system (T3SS)-type pore required for flagellar assembly.), with amino-acid sequence MKRLLLALLLLAPLPALAQAGLPALTLTQAAGGGQTWSVSLQVLAVMTFLTLLPGVLLAMTSFTRIVIVLAILRQALGTGQTPSSQILAGLALLLTLFVMGPVLNRINGEALQPYMEEKLSLPDAALKAAAPLRQFMLAQTRESDIATFARISGREAAFESPDAVPFTLLTAAFVTSELKTAFQIGFLLFIPFVVIDLVVASVLMSLGMMMLSPMIISLPFKIMLFVLVDGWALVMGTLAGSFYQ; translated from the coding sequence ATGAAACGCCTGCTGCTTGCCTTGCTGCTGCTGGCGCCGCTGCCGGCGCTGGCACAGGCCGGCCTGCCGGCCCTGACGCTGACGCAGGCCGCCGGTGGCGGCCAGACCTGGAGCGTCAGCCTGCAGGTGCTGGCGGTGATGACCTTCCTGACGCTGCTGCCCGGCGTGCTGCTGGCGATGACCTCCTTCACGCGCATCGTGATCGTGCTGGCCATCCTGCGCCAGGCGCTGGGCACCGGCCAGACGCCGTCGAGCCAGATCCTGGCCGGCCTGGCGCTGCTGCTGACGCTGTTCGTGATGGGGCCGGTTCTGAACCGGATCAACGGCGAGGCGCTGCAGCCGTACATGGAAGAAAAGCTCAGCCTGCCGGATGCCGCCCTCAAGGCCGCGGCGCCGCTACGGCAGTTCATGCTGGCACAAACCCGCGAGAGCGACATTGCCACCTTCGCCCGCATCTCGGGCCGGGAAGCGGCCTTCGAGAGCCCGGACGCGGTGCCGTTCACGCTGCTGACGGCGGCCTTCGTGACCAGCGAGCTCAAGACCGCGTTCCAGATCGGCTTTCTGCTGTTCATCCCGTTCGTGGTCATCGACCTGGTGGTGGCCAGCGTGCTGATGTCGCTGGGCATGATGATGCTCTCGCCGATGATCATTTCCCTGCCGTTCAAGATCATGCTGTTCGTGCTGGTCGACGGTTGGGCGCTGGTCATGGGCACGCTGGCCGGCAGCTTTTACCAGTGA
- the fliR gene encoding flagellar biosynthetic protein FliR, which yields MDIDSARIGAWVGQFFWPFLRLSAFLLAAPVFGARSVPVRVRITIGLALTVVLLPTLPAAPALDVLSPLGLLTAVQQIGIGVLGGFLLQLFLAALSFAGEMVSLGMGLGFASLVDPQNGVSVPLLAQLYVMLVILLMLAVDGHLLLLELLARSFSTLPVGPVGLRFEDFRAVAGFVSDMFALGLLVALPAVTVLLVVNLAFAVISRAAPQLNLFAIGFPVSLLVGLLIVLLTLPALPGQWDGIFGQAMGRLSALLGAR from the coding sequence ATGGACATCGACAGTGCCCGCATCGGCGCCTGGGTCGGCCAGTTCTTCTGGCCGTTCCTGCGCCTGTCGGCATTCTTGCTGGCGGCGCCGGTGTTCGGTGCCCGCAGCGTGCCGGTGCGGGTGCGCATCACCATCGGCCTGGCGCTGACGGTGGTGCTGCTGCCCACGCTGCCGGCCGCGCCGGCGCTGGACGTGCTGTCGCCGCTCGGCTTGCTCACGGCCGTGCAGCAAATCGGCATCGGCGTGCTGGGCGGTTTCCTGCTGCAACTGTTCCTGGCTGCACTCAGCTTTGCCGGCGAGATGGTGTCGCTGGGCATGGGCCTGGGTTTCGCGTCGCTGGTCGATCCGCAAAACGGCGTCAGCGTGCCGCTGCTGGCGCAGCTGTACGTGATGCTGGTGATCCTGCTCATGCTGGCGGTCGACGGCCACCTGCTGCTGCTGGAGCTGCTGGCGAGGAGCTTCAGCACGCTGCCGGTGGGGCCGGTCGGGCTGCGCTTCGAGGATTTCCGGGCCGTGGCCGGTTTCGTCAGCGACATGTTTGCGCTCGGCCTGCTGGTGGCGCTGCCGGCGGTCACGGTGCTGCTGGTGGTGAATCTGGCCTTTGCGGTCATCAGCCGGGCAGCGCCGCAGCTGAACCTGTTTGCGATCGGCTTCCCGGTGTCGCTGCTGGTCGGCCTGCTGATCGTGCTGCTCACGCTGCCGGCGCTGCCCGGTCAGTGGGACGGCATCTTCGGGCAGGCCATGGGGCGCCTCTCGGCGCTGCTCGGAGCGCGCTGA